One window of the Pelobates fuscus isolate aPelFus1 chromosome 12, aPelFus1.pri, whole genome shotgun sequence genome contains the following:
- the LOC134579298 gene encoding chymotrypsinogen A-like — protein sequence MTLFWILSCLALLGSTYGCGVPAIKPVISGYARIVNGENAVSGSWPWQVSLQQSNGFHFCGGSLINSLWVVTAAHCSVTTAHRVILGEYDQSSSAEAIQTKTISKVLRHPTYNSLTITNDITLVKLSSAATLNNRVSPVCIAASADAFNGGERCVTTGWGYIDAASRVTPTKLQQVALPLLNNSDCQRYWGSKILSTMVCAGASGASSCMGDSGGPLVCQRNGAWTLAGIVSWGSSTCSTSSPGVYARVTVLRSWIDQTVAAN from the exons ATGACTCTCTTCTGGATCCTGTCCTGCCTTGCTCTTTTGGGCAGCACCTATG GTTGTGGTGTCCCTGCTATTAAGCCAGTGATTTCTGGATATGCCAGGATTGTAAATGGTGAGAATGCAGTTTCTGGATCCTGGCCATGGCAAGTGTCTCTGCAG CAATCCAATGGATTCCATTTCTGTGGTGGTTCACTGATTAATTCATTGTGGGTTGTGACTGCCGCTCACTGCAGTGTAAC AACTGCCCACCGTGTCATTCTGGGTGAATATGATCAGTCTTCTTCTGCTGAAGCCATCCAGACCAAGACTATTTCCAag GTTTTAAGACACCCCACCTACAACTCTTTGACCATAACCAATGACATCACTCTGGTGAAACTGTCCAGTGCTGCTACTTTAAACAATCGTGTTTCTCCAGTGTGTATTGCTGCAAGTGCTGATGCTTTCAATGGTGGAGAGAGATGTGTCACCACTGGATGGGGATATATTGATGCTGCAT CACGTGTTACTCCAACCAAACTGCAACaggtggctctgcctcttctaaaCAACAGTGACTGCCAGAGATACTGGGGAAGCAAAATCCTGAGCACCATGGTTTGTGCTGGAGCTTCTGGAGCCTCCTCCTGCATG GGTGACTCTGGTGGACCTCTTGTATGCCAAAGAAATGGAGCTTGGACTCTGGCCGGAATTGTGTCCTGGGGAAGTTCCACCTGCTCAACATCATCCCCTGGAGTTTACGCTCGTGTCACAGTTCTCAGATCCTGGATTGATCAGACTGTTGCTGctaattaa